From Periophthalmus magnuspinnatus isolate fPerMag1 chromosome 1, fPerMag1.2.pri, whole genome shotgun sequence:
TGCTCCATTACCTGTTTCTGCAATAAATGAACTATTTCAACCATACTGCTACTGTTACACCTAGAATACTTCAATTTCAAACTATTTACTGATGTAAAATTAAAGATACATATCTATAATTTTGTAACTAAGAActattttctataaaaagaaagaaaacagagtTGACTTACATGAGATTATGCTCCTCAAGAtgaactgtagtagtagtagtagtagtagtagtagtagtagtagtagtagtagtagtagtagtagtgcactGATGTTGTGGAGTTCTTCTGCTCCTTATATACTTCACAAGATGCAGTCATTTCCCTGTTATCATTTGGACTTTATACTCTTGTTCTgcataagttgtatttttaaacacattcactATTGCTTCCTGGTGAAtggtaaaatacatttattttatgaccCAACCAGGAATCCTTCATTGAAATGACAAAACAGGATATGATTTTATCTTATTTGTGAGAGTTTATTTCTTGGATTTTATGTCTAACTGATGTTAATCTTCTCCCATGTTAGTGCTTTTTCTACATTGTATAAAACATCATGATGtaaacagtttagtttagtttaaacctggtctaaatgtATAACTGGGAATGCCACAATATTAGTTTTTATCGTTATGATTATTGTGAAAACCAAACTGTGAAATCCTTAAAGCACTTTCATCCACACTGTTTAATAGATCCTCATTCTTCAGTATGTTCCCAGTTTGACAAAATGAAGTTTTCTAAATCACaaagtaaagttaatgtgacagaacagacagacGGAAAATTAAATGACTTATTTTTGCCTCCAAAATTGTATCAATAATTATGAGTTTCTTTACTTCTTATGATTACAATAACACAATTATCTATTAACTGAGGACTCTGCACATCCATTTGTATGATACgattaaaaccaaaccaaagcaAAGCAATCAGGAGAAATATTTCAGGTCAGAAACTGTAGGattaacccagaactaaacttgaaccaggactaaaccagggcttgaccaggactaaactaggactaaagcagaattttaccaggactaaactaggactaaaccagggtttaaccaggactaaatcaagtctagACAAAGACCAGTTAAAGCAGTGACCTTCAGATGTAAGTTGTAAAATGAGATAAAGAGCAGTGAAAGAGAAATGATTTAGATAAGAGTTTAAAGAGGATGTTTGGAACGTGAAGGAGAATAGAACAAAGATAAACAGTAAAGGCAATAAACTGGTCATCCGACAAAggactgtacaaataaacattgattaattaaaacaaaagtacaggTCTGTTGTTAACCACGTGAGGACAGTATTCCTAGTTGGGacataaaatacattgtttttctcattcacaTATCAGGAAGTAGTCAGAAAATTCAGTCAACTTACAGTAAGGGGTAAAAAGTCCAACATGATTACAAGGCCGTGTTTATAGTGTCCTAGGAacattttagtttgtattttacaCTTTCTGGTGTAATACAGAAccaacaaattattatttttttagaaaaataaatacatttttatttaaaatagatGAAATTATCTGTATATATGAATAATTACCCCTAAACTGAAAGAAACACAGCCTATTCAACTGTCAACATCAGTCAAATTATTCATccatgttccatagtgtggcattaaacatctatcttgcatttattcaattacagttgttttttttaactgctgaaatactttgaaaaacatatattcttactgtgTTCAGAgacacctttccacagatctaacctgtaacttgatttgatggtgtcacctgcttgtctccatgtatagataagtttaatactgtagtgtggaacatttcagacaaaacaataacgtCTTCAACAGGCAGGTGACATACCCTCCACCACAAATGTGACTTCGTGcacttttaaattgtatttttattattcgcTATTGACAAATTTCATGAACATTGACAATAAAGTCTTTTAAGTGTGTGGAATGAACTGCACACTTATGTAAAGTAGCAGTGCAGTagctaaatctttttttttttttttttcgaacattgatatttcaaaataaaataccaatATTGTCAACAAATAGTCAGAATTATAcctttagttttaatttatcatcGCACACACGTTAATCTTTGTTCACACTTGGTGGAACAGTTTTGTTCTATTGTCGCTCTCCTGGGGTAGACTCATGAAAGAATGTCTGGCAACGTACGTCTACAACCTCTGCAACCACCAACAATCACACACTCACCCACAATGCAGGTAAGGTGGTGTATTTTGCGCAAAGACACAATATTTAGCACTGCTACAGCTGTGGTGtgattctgatttagtcctggtgtagtccaaggccagtttaaacatgattttgttCTGGACACTAAGTCATGTATGTTGCAAGTTTCTCTTGTCTGTATAaaactgctttagtcctgggtttagatTGGCCCTGATTTGTTCTACTTGAATTGagtcttatttattttgtctcacAAATCCAGATCTGTATTTAAAGAAAAGagggatgtcagtctggtccctcCATTGCACCTCGAGCCAGATTTAAAACATACCATGAAATCAGATAGTtatagtttatttcagtgacacaaaaGAAGGAACTCATTGGCCATTTATCAATCTGAACTCACATTAACAGAGTTAGAATCTGTTTTGACGGACGGACCATGTCCCTGAttgactaatccacctgtcaatcagtcacgcccatctgaactgtAATACAAATTCATAAAAGTTTATCCAGGGCTGGGCCAAAGTATCTAACTGAGGTACTGTTCCATACACCCCCAACAGAGGccggaggtcagaggtcagaggggagTGGACTGTTCCCAGAGTCAAGAGTGGACAGTCATTATGCAACTAAACACTGGAATCTGTTAGCAGATAGTCTCATATATTCACAGtgttgcaatttaaaaaaagattaaaatgaaagagggaacattatgtaaaaaaaaaacctttttttGGTGATttctacaatgttataatattttcccatcaaaaacatgcatgatggttttatatgtcatccacacatgtttgattaatcttataatctctcccgggctctaTTCAAACTCTCTTTACGACAGTCCTGGCATAGCAcataaataatttgaaatgaattgaaataaataaaatcaagagtgaaattctgcattttttataGAGTGAGTCTGGTTTGTTCTagattagtttagtcctggtctagtctataTTTAGTACACTTTAATCTATGTGGTGTGTCTGTAAGTGTGAAcacatataaaaaacataatctAGATGTTTCCCACTGCATAAATCATAACATTATACAAATAGgtaaaaatcttttattttgaaaacagtAACATCCAAAAACAGCAATTGTCAatgttcatataaaacattcaAAGGTTATATTTtagaataacatttttataataatgcAGAAACATAAGGAGGAATTAGCACTGGACTTTTATCTGACAGATGGAGGGTAAGGCGGTGTTGCAGTTTGAACTGTACCAGCCTTGGCCAGCTGAAAAACAGTTATACATCTTCATTAACAAAGGAAAAGACAAATACAACGTGTTTCAATTCATTTGTTCAAACATTAAACCAGACTGTCAGGGTCTAAATcactggttctcaaactgtttGTTCTAAGTACCACTAAACataatatttggctttctgaATACCACCTGATCTAAAAACAGACAATATCAGGCATGAACTAGGGCTAAATCacatctaaaatgactaaattaTGGATAagtttttccatatatttgagcaaaatttggaatagctgttgttagctttactgaaatgtcaaactccactctggtcgcTGAAAATTGTGGAAAGAAAAATTCACTTAttatagtgaataattaggatgtttggaatgtataaggtaagtgaggaataactttggacctctgcaaaccatttaaaatgaactagttctgtttttcacagtcAAAATCAAGTACAGGGCCTTTGATAGATTCATCTTTAAATTAGAGGTGGTCTGTGTTACAGTTTGAGAATCCCTGGTCTAAGCCTTTATCTAAGGTTGTCTAAACTCACCCTGAGTGTTCATCCTCAGACACTTGTAGGTTGTACCGGAGCCTCCGGCCATGAAGTTGTAATAGTCAAAGTAAGAGCCGTCCTGCCACCGCCAAGAGCTctggagaaagaaagaatgtcattttaacctccaactaaatatttttttagttttatcaaTGTAGCTTAGTAGAGATAGTAAGATAatagaacctttatttgtcccacaatggggatattccagtgttgcaacatacagtacaagaacagcaagaTCATTTAGTTCACTGACAATCTCCACAAAACCTTTTCTGATTCTGAACTCACCTCAAAGTGGTACCCTCCGATCCAGGCGCTGGAGCAGCCCGCACTGCCCACCATGTACTGGAAGTGGTTATACTCCAGAGGGTTGTGCACTGCTGCCAGAGTTGCCCCGAAGTTTGCACAGTAATTCTGCAGAAACAGGAGGGAGAAGGTCTTAATATCTTAATATCTTTATATCACTGCTGTTGTGCTGACGTATTTTTCTGTACCGCAGCGGATCTCCAAGTGTTTGAGTTCCTGTTGAACAAATAGCAGCTTCCACGGAAAAATCCCCAACCAGGAAGACAATACTGAGACATGACTgtggaaaagaaaaataaatatttagtggGTTAGTgttaacaaaacaatacattagtCAGTGTATTACAGTTAATAGTGTGTGTGTACCTTCAGGGGCCAGTGGAGGCAGGTCCTCTACAGCTTCTGTAAAAAAGATTTTTCAAGACATGATCAAATAAATTGTGATTAAATGTGTTTCatcaataggttgtgttcacgttgTAGAATTTGATGACATTATAATCTCAGATGAAGGACAAGTGCCTACGTAACTCTATgagagatattttgttttaaatagaaatCCACAAGTCCAACGGTTGAACATTATTAGTATTTGTTAGAGACTGGGATAGATCCACAATCgggatgggactttcagctcatttatgggatccaaatcttttcGTTAATTTCAAAGATcagttcaaaagactggctgatgctaaagtaaaaacacattttacctaCAAATTTCATAGTTATTTTTTTGAGAATCGAACTGACAACCCTCCAGTTAGTGGGAGCACATCTCTGCTGCCTGTGACTGATTGTCTTACCTGGTTTAGGCTCCTCTTTCACTTCCACCATCTGCACCTGGGCCACTTCTGCTGGAGGAGTTAAAATAAGAACATCATCCACACTGAATATAATACAGGTTATTGTGTTAAACCAAgatgaactaaactaaacacacattttttgttatcGTTGTGCACATTAGGTTGGTGAAGTCATTACAAAACAGTCTGAAACAGGGATTAAACTGACAACCCTCTGGTCAGTGGGCAAAATTCTCTACTGCCTGTGACTGATTGTATCACCTGGTTTAGGCTCATCTTTCACTTCCACCGTCTTAACTGGCTCCTCTGCTGGGGCCGCTAAAATGACAAGACACATGTATAAAAAGTTACAGTGTAGGTTAAATAACTGACTATTTCTTTTCACTTTGGATAATTTGGAAACACTGATTTGACATTTTaagaataaatgtgtttcaatGTGATAcctgtggctttaaatgaaaCAGccgcaaaaagaagaaaaatcacaacagttTTCATCTTCAAATCTGCAGAAAAAATATCAACATATTTTATTACAAGTCtgacatcaaaataaaacaaaattctactataactactacaaatactaagTAATCTGACTCATGTTGATATATTCAGTCACTACTCTGCCACAGTCAATGGTGATAAACTACGTCTCTAGTTTGAACAGATTAGAGTGGGGTTTcttaatgttttggttttaaagtGACTGCTCCATTACCTGTTTCTGCAATAAATGAACTATTTCAACcatactgctactaatactaatactaatactaatacttcaATTTCAAACTATTTACTGATGTAAAATTAAAGATACATATCTATAATTTTGTAACTAAGAActattttctataaaaagaaagaaaacagagtTGACTTACATGAGATTATGCTCCTCAAGAtgaactgtagtagtagtagtagtagtagtagtagtagtagtagtagtagtagtagtagtagtagtagtagtagtagtgcactGATGTTGTGGAGTTCTTCTGCTCCTTATATACTTCACAAGATGCAGTCATTTCCCTGTTATCA
This genomic window contains:
- the LOC117369546 gene encoding ladderlectin-like isoform X2; the encoded protein is MKTVVIFLLFAAVSFKATAAPAEEPVKTVEVKDEPKPEVAQVQMVEVKEEPKPEAVEDLPPLAPEVMSQYCLPGWGFFRGSCYLFNRNSNTWRSAANYCANFGATLAAVHNPLEYNHFQYMVGSAGCSSAWIGGYHFESSWRWQDGSYFDYYNFMAGGSGTTYKCLRMNTQAGQGWYSSNCNTALPSICQIKVQC
- the LOC117369546 gene encoding ladderlectin-like isoform X1 gives rise to the protein MKTVVIFLLFAAVSFKATAAPAEEPVKTVEVKDEPKPAEVAQVQMVEVKEEPKPEAVEDLPPLAPEVMSQYCLPGWGFFRGSCYLFNRNSNTWRSAANYCANFGATLAAVHNPLEYNHFQYMVGSAGCSSAWIGGYHFESSWRWQDGSYFDYYNFMAGGSGTTYKCLRMNTQAGQGWYSSNCNTALPSICQIKVQC